In Carassius gibelio isolate Cgi1373 ecotype wild population from Czech Republic chromosome B19, carGib1.2-hapl.c, whole genome shotgun sequence, one DNA window encodes the following:
- the LOC127978885 gene encoding beta-2-microglobulin-like, with protein MVWFIFLLHYPFLIDAWQAPPDVRVFVKKAPDHSKLVLSCLATGFYPRDIEMNIRWDESVLENQTSSGIRPDDEGSFQMRVSVEIDRNLGGFYDCVVIHSGLTQTRAVLTVWTVYNQTFTESLWSVTAGISAALVIFLPVIGCCINQSTNRKSEKLLM; from the exons ATGGTTTGGTTTATCTTTTTGTTGCATTATCCTTTTCTGATCGACGCATGGCAAG CTCCACCAGATGTTCGTGTGTTTGTGAAGAAAGCTCCTGATCACAGTAAGCTTGTTCTGAGCTGTCTGGCCACTGGTTTCTACCCCAGAGATATTGAGATGAACATCAGATGGGATGAATCCGTTCTTGAGAACCAAACCTCATCTGGAATCAGACCCGATGACGAAGGATCCTTTCAGATGAGAGTCAGTGTGGAGATCGACAGAAACCTCGGAGGGTTTTATGACTGTGTGGTCATTCACAGCGGTCTGACTCAGACACGAGCGGTTTTAACCGTGTGGACCGTATATAACCAAACATTTA cagAGTCTCTATGGTCTGTCACAGCTGGGATATCTGCAGCCCTGGTTATATTCCTCCCTGTGATTGGTTGCtgcatcaatcaatcaaccaatagAAAATCTGAAAAG CTCTTGATGTGA